A stretch of DNA from Gimesia chilikensis:
TGTACCGAAACTTGATACCTTTCTCTGACAGGTCTTTGATTTCCTTAAGCCGCTCTTCATGGGAGAGTTCGGCAAAATATTTTCGGTACTCCTTCCTGTCAAAATCGAGGTTCCAGAGAGAAGTTCGCCGAGTGTGCATATCCCTTTCTGTTCCAACGGGCTCTGTTCTGACTCCAAATTGACCCCACTCTTCTACAACCTCATTGATTGCCTGAGTTTGACCGCCTTCTGAGAAGAACATGCCGATCAGGTAATCATCACTCCCAAATCCTTCTTGAAATCCGTGGAAGCAGCTAACTGTTTCTTTTGAATCAGCGTATCCAGGTTCAGCCCCTTCCTCTTTTACGATTCCTTTAAAACGTCGGATTGAAGATTCGATGGAACTTTTCACAATTTGTACTGCGGCAGCAATTTCTTCCTGAGTTTCCAGCTTTTCTCCTTTGAACTGGAGATAGCCTTGGACTAATTGCTCGTGGCAGATCGTGAATACTCTCATCAGAGGAGAACTGCTGTAAAGCAGGCCCGTTTTTTTGTCCAACTCCGTAACTTCGAAGCCCTTTTCCCAGAACTTCTGAAATTCATCAATTCTCTGGGCTTCGGACATATCGTTGAAACGGGATTTAACGTCATTCCAATGATGATGGAGTTCTTCCTCACTGAGTACCATCTCAGCCATTCGTCCACTAACCTCTGACGGCGTTGGACTTGAATCTAAAAGCTTTGTGTTCATCGTGTTCCTCTCTTAAAAGGAGTTCTTCAGGGATACGGCGTCGCTCCAGCAGCGTGACTGGCGGGTAATTTCAAACCGCCGTTGCCGTTCACACCTATATCTATCGAAAGGCCGTAACACGGGAGACGAAAACCGGGCAGAGAATAAAAAGCCCTGCGATCCTATAGGGTCCGCAGGACTTTTATTTAGATATTGATTAAGTTTATTCGCTCTTTTCCTGTAACCGCTTCATTTTCAGAGAATCACCTGTTTCATGATCCAACAGCTCAATCTCATTGTCATTTAGAAATGTGACACTTCCGAAACTTCTTTCTTCTGCCTGCTCAAATCCTCTCTTGATTTCGGAAAATGCCTGTGGATCATTCTGGGCCAGTTGACGTGTGGTGGGATCTGCTGGACTAACACGTATGCTATTGGTAAATTCACAAAGAGTTGTACCATCAAATGACCAAATTCCCTCCACTTCCAGTCTTAATAGCATTGTGGCTCTCTCTCCAGTGGGGGCGACAAAAACAATTTTTAAATTTCCTTGGTGATCGAATGTCGTGTCGGCAGAATATGTAGTTGTACCATCAAGATCACCTTGTAATTCAATACCGGTCTCGTCATCTACTTCAAAGATTTGCATTTTAACTGCCCACTGCCCGGCAAGTTTCTCGACTTCTTGCTCCGACATCCGGCTCATCTCAAGAGCACCTGAGAATAGAACTAGCCCAAAAACTACGAGGCCAGCTATCGACAGTGGCGTCCCCCATTTTTTCTTTTGATAATCAGGGTGATTTTCTTTTACATATTTGTACTGCTCATTTCCTGATCTCATCCACCAGGCAACCAGCAACGCACCGAAGACAAGATTTGATATCAAGTCAGGAAGGATCAAAGTCAGTGCTACCATTCCGATGCTACCGTAAACCCATTTAAAAGATTTTTTCGATCTTTCCGTTTCATTCAAGTTGGCCCAGTTCTTTGCATGCAACCAGGCACCGAAGATGGGGGTTAGTAATAGCGACCAAAAGCCAGCTGCATTTGGATTCCACAGTTCTGGTTCACTGGACACATTTGGGGTAGCCTCACTTGTTTCTGTGGTTGTCTGAGTAACAGTGTTTGCCTGGGGCGAATGGTCAATGTCTTCCACAACACGATTCTTCATACTGGCAGCCACCGCGGCTATTTCTGCAGTGCTGAAGCCCCGCCTCCAGAGTTTCCTGGCTTGATCCGGAACCAGTTGTGACACATTCGAGCAGCGAATTAGCCAGGCAAATATGACTAAGCTGATTACATCCCATGTCAGCATCCAAAGGGGATCATTCGATAGGTTATGACTTGTATGCAGAACATCGGATACTCCAACTGTCGCTGCAATCAGCAAACATCCTCCAACTGGTCCCCATCCATGAGCTGCGGTCGTAAAAGCGGAGCGAATCCATCCGCCTGTGACGTGTGCCAGGATCCAGCCTGAGATTCCGGCCCAGACGGCGTGGATGGTTACCAGGCTGAGGAAGCGTAAAGCGTAAAGGCCCCAGCCTACCTGCATCGGAGCGTACATTGTGAAGTGATAGTACACCGCTTCCCCAAGCCCAAATGCAAGTCCCCCGATCATGGCAAGGTAGACTAATCGCGAGTTAAATTCCTGGCTTCGGGAACGCCAACTACCTGTGTATGCAGCAAAGGCAATTAAAGCTGGAGACAACTTGATAAGTTCTTCGCAAAGACCAATGCTCAACATGTGATTTCGGAAATAAACCGAAAATGATTCCGGGACGCCTGTTCCTTGCATTATAGAGAACGTGTCTTGATAGGCTGTCCCCACAGCCACGAGAAATATCCGAGGTAAATCGAAGAGTATCAGACGTCCCCTGGCCCATTCCTGCCGATCAGACCAATTATTGAGTGCATATTCTGCCAACTCCTGAAATAGCAGTATGCAGATGACACTGATGATTGAATATGAAAAAAGCAGAAGGAGAGATTTGTAGCGACGCTCACCAGCTACTAAATCAGGTTTGTAATATGCGAGCAGTCCCAGTCCACCAAGGGCAGTAGCCAGGTAGAGAACCAAAACTCCAAAGTGACTCAAGTTCAAAGGTTTGCTGCCAAAACTCGCAAACAGATGTCCTGTGATGACAACAGCTGCGAGGGGCCACACGGATATTTTACGGGGAGTCGACTCTTTTTTCAGTTGAGTGAGTCGTCCCAGTATCTCTTTGAGAGCAGGATTGTCGCGAAGCCATTCGTATTCAAGAGCTTTCTCAGCGACTTCATCCTGAAGATCTTCGATTCTTATTTCGATGGAGCGAAGTTCAGATTCTTTCTGTTTGAGTTCGGCTTGTAGCGAGATGGCGGTAGAAACAGAGTCCACTCCGAGTTGTTCGGCAGCTCGCTTCTGAGCATTTGTGAGATTTAACTCGGACTTCTGATGTTTGTCTTTGGCTTTTGTAATACGCTCTCGCAGTCGATTTATTATTTCTAAAACCTTTTCAGTCTCACTACAACGGACTGTCTCCTCCGCTTTCGCGGAGAGAAGAGCCTTACCAAGTTCCTGATTGACCGTCTTAATTCTGAACTCTTCCGCCTTTATCTGACCAGCCAGCTTTAACTGCTTGGCTTTGAGTGCGGTTTGCTCAAGAACCCCAGCTGGATTTTCCGAAGTCACTGAATCTTTCTGTCTCCGCAGTGCTTCAATTCGTGATTCAAGTTCCTTTCGGGGATTGAATCGGAGGTCATCGGCGATATCGCCTGATTGCAGGCCCTTAAAAGCCGTTTTACCCAGTGTTGTGGCTAGTTCAAGCAGTTGCTTCCGTTTAACCTGTAATTGAGATTCAGCTTCTTTGGCTGCGTTCTCAGCTTCACTAACATTTTTAGTCTCTGACTTAAGTAGCGTTATCTGTTCCTGGGTTTTCTTACGCTGTTCAAGTAAATCAAAGTAGCTTTCCCGGTCTCGCTTAAATGCTGTTTCGTTAGCCACCGGGGAGTCTGGGACCAGCAGCATGTCCGAAAACTGTTGTTTCAGGTTTGTATAATCAACTTGCGAAAACTGAGAGGAATTATGTTCTTGGCTCATTATTTTTAGTCCGACTATTTTGAAGTCTGTTTCTATGGGGAGTTGTCATGACCAGTGAGAACGGTGGGGGAGACTATGTGTGGTCTAGAATTCAGTAGCTTTTCGCGGCGATGCATTTACCGTCCCTGATATCACAAGTCAGGCTCATCTTCGTACCAGATGCCTTATGATTAACTTTGCCGAAGTAGACCCAGGTTTCGTCGGGCTTAGTTTCCGAAGTGACTGATGTCTGTGGTACCGGGTAGTTCCTGGCTGAAAATTTGACATTATCGGGTTTGCCAAGTCTTTGGCGGAGTTCTGATGTAGAAAGTCCGATGAGGAAATCTGTTTCTGCATCGGAGATTGTGTCAAATCCTGCAATAAAATCTTTTACGACAGTCGGTTTGTCGGTCTTATAATACGATTGGTAAAGCAAGCCGATGAGGCCCATGATGAAAGCGGCACCGATTGTTGACGAGAACTTGGAGTCAGTTATTTTTTCTTGATCTTCTGCCATGGTTTGCTCCTGACGAGTAATGGAAATACTGGCGTAAATCGCTTTTCCATACCTATCGCGAGAGCGTAACACTGGGATCGTAAAATATTCTGTATATATAGAGTTGACCTACACACCCGACACAACTGGCACAGTGGGAGCCATGCAGACGGTCTGATTTGGTCTGTAACCTGATTTAGAGTAAGAGGATAGGGAAATGCCGGTGATGGATTGGAGTGAAGTTTGGATGCAGTCTGGTTGACAGGGAAGTGATATGCTTAAATATCCCAGTCGACTACAAATACTGGGTACCGCTCTTTGTCAATCTAAAGTTAGAAAAACAAGTAGGGTAGCCCCATCCCCAAGCGAGAAAACAGATGAGTCAGGTGAAATCAATCTCAAAGTTTCTTCTCGCGATCTTCATGGTCGTGGCTGGCACGATGCACTTTGCGAATCCAGCATTCTTTCTGAAAATCATGCCACCCTATCTTCCGTTTCATAAAGAACTGGTGCTGGTCAGTGGCATTTTTGAGATCATCCTTGGGGCTCTGCTGCTGATACCGAAATATTCATATCTGGCAGCCTGGGGAATCATAGCCCTTTTGATTGCTGTATTTCCTGCCAACATCTATCTCTACCAGAACCAGGAGATCCTGCCAGCTTCGCCCACCATTCACCTGCTGCGACTGCCGTTGCAGGGTGTATTTGTACTGTGGGCGTTGTGGCATACACGGTCACGAACTTATGCCAGTAAAGACACTGATCTGACCGATTCGTGAATTGAATGGCACAAGGATCATAAGGACGCATGAATAATCCGATCAATGACATGGGCGACCACTATGAATTCATGACGAAGCAACTCCGTTCGCTTCGTCATTTTGAAAGATGCTTGTTTGCTGTATGGTGTGCCGACCGCCTGTTAATATCACACGCCGATCACCTCATTAAGAAGTTTTCACAATCTGATCTGCAAACATTGCAGGGGGTACTGGACGATATCTGGGATTCATTGTTTAATGGTATGATCCCTGAAAAAGATCAACTGAATGCCCTCGACATGGACTTCATGGAAGTCGATGACGGATGGACTGATCCCATGCGAGAGATAGATCCCATTAGATCCATAGTGCAACAGAGCATTGGGATGTGTATTCTATGCTGTCGCAGAAACGATGTGGGGGTGTCCCAGAATGTTGCTCAGTCAGTGATTGATGGTCTTGACTGCAAGCTTGAAAAAAATGATCCCGGTTATACACCGGAAACTCTATTCGAGCATCCTCAGATTCAGCAGGAACTTGAAACTCAGTTGGCCATGATAAAGAACCTGAAGGGAGAGTATGAACTGGTTCCGAATCTGAGAACGATGTTTCGGTAATGATTTGATATCTACCGGCCCTGTCGCTGATCATCATTTAAGAGTCGTCAAAACGGAAATTATTCTTTCAGAGCTTGTACGTACCGTTCTGCTGATCTCTGGACAGCCACTTTTCCCTCTGTGGCAACAATCTTTCCCCAGAAGGCACCATAAATACGAGAGAAACTGAATGGTTCGACGGTGTCAGCAATTCGCCGAACTGCCGATGCTGGTAGTGGGATCAGATTGGGGTAAGAGTACATAAAGCTTACCCAGCGTCGATCCTGAACAACTTGCAGAATATCACCGGTAAGAAGCACTCCTTCTCCAGCCGCCCCCTCAGACCAGTGCAGGACCGTGCCACCTTCAAAGTGTCCACCGCACCGAATCAAAGTCAGACCATCACTGATCTCCTTCGTTTCACCATCCCAGAACTGGATGGCTGGATCGGGCCGCATCACCCACTCTTGGTCGTCCTTATGCAGATAAATAGGACAATCAAATGCCCGGCTCCATTCCACCATACTCGTGTAGTAGTGCGGATGTGAAATTGCGATGGCAGAAATACCACCAATACCTTTGATCATTTGGATGAGGCCATCGTCAATGAGGGGGATGCAGTCCCAGAGGATATTTCCTTCCGGACGAACTATGAGTAGTGCTCGTTGACCAATGGCAAAGGCTGGTTCCATCCCGATCCCATAGAGACCATTTTCTTTGAGCCGAATGACGTTTCGATGCGATTCTTGAAGGTCAGAGAAAGTCGTCCATTGTTGCCCATTCCAGCCAACATACTGCCGCTCATCAGTACAAATCTTGCATTCGGCAGGTGGTTGGTCCGTTTTATTGAATTGCGTTCCGCAGGTTGTGCAGATGAAGTAGGGCATGTTGCTTACTTTCCATTGATTTACTGACAGGTCGCATAAGTCCCTATATTGTCAGTGGAGCTTGATCCTCAGCGTTGTTACAGATCGCTCTGGATGGTGCGATTTACTCTTCGTTTTTCTTCACCTTGATCCACTCAACTTCCAGCTTGAAAGGGCCAGCTTTCTTATCCCCCAGCAGAAATCCCATGCCAGCTACATTATTGAGATCAAGCTTCTGGTTGGGGAAAACCCGGCCTCTCCAGGTCGCCACGAAGTTCCTGACCGGCAACTCGACTTCAATCCATTCATTCTTTTTAGTTTTAAAAGACTGCCGATAGGAAAAGCCGTTGAGGTTTGGTTGGTCATAGACATTGAATTTATACTCCCGGCCATCGCCTTTAACTCTGACCACGATCACGTCGTCTTTCTGCAATGTAAGGTTGCCGCCCCTGGCTCTCACTGAGGCAAAGCCACCATTATTCTCCAGCGACAATGTGCCGAAGAACTCCATGTTTTTGTCGTCGTTGATTTTGAAGCGACCATCGGACCGTCCACCCATCACACCGTCATTGACCGTTTGCCATGGTTGAGCAGACGCAGGCTTGTCAAAGCTGAAGAGAATACGTTCGTCAGCCATGGATACAGTGGCTATCAAGAAGAACATGGATGCGAAAATGATTGTTGGTTTCATCTGTATTCCTTTATTGCTACCGTAGATTGACAAGCTTACAATTCTGTGCAGGTGTCAGTGCCGAAGCAGGCACGTTTAAATAGGGATTGCACTAAGTACTTAATCGAAATACCCGAAACTCCCAAAGTAATTCAAAATGGTCTGAAAAAGAAGTCCAACTAATCATTGCTGATTATAGATCACTGGGCAGCCTTTTCCGTTTGATTCAGCATTATGTTAGACCACCACACAAGAAAGAACAGTATGCGTTACATCACTGCCTTCCTGACTCTGCTCATCTTGGGAATTGTGTTCGCTGCCCCACCAAAGGTTATTAGTACTCTTACTGGAAAAGTGATTGGAGTTACTGATGGGGACACCGTCAAGGTGCTGGTCAACCGCCAGACAGTCAAAGTTCGATTGGAGGGCATCGACGCACCAGAGTCGAGCCAGAGCTTTGGGACCAAATCCAAGCAGGCATTGTCCAAGATGGTGTTCGGAAAAACTGTGACGGTCAAAAAGACAGGGGAGGATCGCTACGGTCGCACTCTCGGAATCATCATGGTGGGGAAGGTAGACGCTAATGCGAAAATGATTCAGGATGGCTGGGCGTGGCATTACAAAAAATATAACGATGAAGTACGCCTGGCAAAATTAGAACGATCAGCCCGACAGGCGAAGCGTGGCCTCTGGGCTGATGCCAATCCGCTTCCTCCCTGGGAGTATCGAGCCAGGAAGAGAAGGCCAAGTAATCCCCCCGGCACAAAGTTCTGGTTGAATACATCATCCAATGTGCGGCACAACGAAAACTGCGAATATTTCAAAAATACGAAACGTGGTCGAATTTGTGGACCGAATGATGGGAAAGCATGTGGCAGATGCGGTGGGTAAATGTCTCACTTTAGAGACTTGATGAGCGATTCTTTTGCTCTTCGTGGCATCGCCTTGATTTCCAGTTCACGCTTGAGAGCCATACTTCGATTCTCTTGAGTTTCATGATACACCATCGTGACTGGAAGACGACTACGGGTATAGCGTGAAGCAGTACCCGCATTGTGCTGCTCACATCTCCGTCTTAAATCTGTCGTGATTCCCGTGTCTAAGGAGTCGTCAGCACATCTGAGAATATAAACAAACCATCTTGTTATCTTTTCCAGTGTTTCGTCTTCTCTCAGATCTGATTCTACTTCTTCCTGATTCTTCGAATCCACCATTCTCCGAAATGCGTCATTCGGTGTGCCATACCCGTCAGACTTTTTTGCAGCAATGGCTGACAGCAAAAAATCATTCAGCTTAAATCCCACCTCATGTGGAGACATTGCATCTACGATCAGCAAGTCCTGAGCATATTCAATGAGTTGGTTCATCGAACTTGTTACAGAGCGATTTAATGCTTTACCAAACTGAACAGTTTTGAATTCAGGAGCAATGAATTTCCGGAAAGCCCACTGATTGGCATCATCGGCTGTGAAATCCCGGATACAGTCTACTGCTTTTTCGGCAAAGACCTTCTGATTAGTAATACCTTTGGCTGGCATGACACAGGAATAAAGTGATTTGGTATTACACAACAAAATGTACTGACGGCGATTAGCTGGAAAGATGTGGCATGACCAGTCACCAAATGGGTTCCGGTCTAATGGGCTGGCATTGAGCGTACCAATTTTGATTTTCTGCTTGAGCCTTTGAGAGAGACGAAAGATCATAGCGGTTCTTTTTATAAATAGTTGTTTGCTTTTATGTGCATGGCAGTATAATAAATCAGCCGTCTGGAGCAGCCACACAGACGGCTTTTTTTACGAATGGATCCTTTTTAAATTGCCCCGCCATGCCCAGGTTATCTCTTTGTGCCTCCATCATCTTATGCCTGCACTTCGCAGTCGCGGATTCCCTCGCTGATGAACCCAGTCCAGGATCTGAGCTCAGCTCCCAGTTGCGTAAAATATCCACCGTGGCTTCTGTCGTAAATACGCCGATCAATTCCAAACCCAAACAAATCATCATTCATTTGCTGAACTGGCACTTTGTGTCTCGAGATGATTTCGCTACTGATCTTTCTGATTCCTCAGATAGTAAACTATCTGAAGCAGAAATCGAAAAGCAGTATTATGAATTTCTGGATGATGTTGAAGCTGTTCAGAAAGAGCAAAAACAGATCCTACGGTACCTGATTAAGAATTATGAAGTACGATCTGTGTACCTGGAAGGGCTTACCGCGAAAAACTTAAATGCGTTCAATTCGTTCGTTAAAACGCTTCGGGAATTCGAAGTGCCAGAAGGTAATGGTGCAATTGATCTGTTTTTGAAAGAGCAGTATCGACGAGATTTGATGCAGTTGGGAGTTCCTGCCCAGTTGATGATTACAAATGAATTGAACTCTGTCATCCCACTGGAAAATTCAGCAGCGTTTAAATCGGCCAAGCCTATTGGCGAAAATGGCAAGATCAAAGTTAATCAGGAGGCTGAAGAGAAACGGGAAGATGAGATGCTCAAGATCTTACGTAAAGGGCAGGGGATAAGTGTGATCGTGCTGGGCGGTGGGCATGATTTGACGGATAACCTGGAACGAATGAAGTTGGATTCGGTGCAATATATCAGAGTGGCTACAAATCGTTACAAAAAGGTGACTGAAAACTGACTTAACACATGATGAAATATAAATGTCCCACATCGAGTGTCCCGTCTTCTGACCATTCAATTCCGGTGGGCTCAAATTCGACGCAAAGGTGAGGGCATCATCTGCACATCTTAGGGGAGCTTCACAATGACGGAGAGATCGACAAAAATTTATAAGGCATAGCACGGCAGCTTGGTATGGTTATTGGGTATTTCCATTTGATTTATTATCACGCATTCTTCTTATGAATAATACTAATCCATGTAATAGACAAAGAGCAGTCATCCAAATTACAGCACCTAAAACTCGCTGCCAGTGGTGATCCGTTCCAGTTTTGATAGCAACAAATAATGTGAATGCTAGCATCATCCCAAAGATGAAATACCAAGTTTTAAACCTGTTTAATTTCATTGGAGTCATCAAATTAAATGATGTGCCATATTTTACATAGAATTTCTCTTTGTCCCAGATAACTTGCCACTGCTTTGGATCTAAGTACTCCTGAAGATTTGGGTATTTATCAGCGACTTCTGTCAGATATTCAGATAGAGAGTCTCGACATGCTTGTTGAGACGGGTATCCAAACCAAGCCCATAACGGTTGACCTGGCTTTAAAAAAGAAGGATTAGACCCTCTGCACTCTCCTAACATGGCTCGATGTATAGCAATTGTCTTTAAGATTTCTTTTTCATCTTGCGTTAATGAGTTAGCATCCATTTTAATGTTCCACCAATTGAATAAACTCAGTACTTAACGTTAAGCACCCCTTGAATGACACCGGTTACAAGACATCATCTTCTTTTGTCTCCATGTCTGCTCTATCCGCATGTTGAAGCGGAGGCAAACAGGTCAACGTCTCTATTCGATCTTCTTAATCATGATGTCCTTGAACGCAATATTTGCACCGCCCTTATGAAGTTGTAATCCAATAGAACCACTCTTTCGGTTCTGGTGTTCCTGATTGACCACAACGATCCCGTTTATTCTCGCCCATATTTGATCTCCCATGGCAGCAATTACGCATTCATTCCATCCCGAGCGATCAATTGTATCTATAAGATCACGTTTCTGTGAATCATTCAGAACGTAGTATGTTTTATTGTTTACGTAGAGTTGGCCAAGTTCATCCATATTTTCTTCGTAAGAAATGTTTAATTGGGAGCCGGTCATCTTCTTCAGATCTGATAGCAGGTCACCTCGAAACTGAATTCCGCTGTCGCCAGATTTCAGCTTGAATTTCAGCTTCAATATGAAATCTTCAAACTCTTCCTTGGTCGCTGCATAGGTGTCCGATCCAGCTTTCGGGCTTTTATCACCATACAGAACTCCGTTCTCGATCCACCAGAATCTTCTATCAAGTTCCCAATTATCCAAATCCTTTCCATTAAATAGCGGAATAAAATCACTGTCGTCTATCTTTTCCAGCTCCTGAATTGTTTTGGGAACCATGGCGGACTGACTACCAACGGTCTCGGAAGGGGCGGATGCTGGGTTGGCTGGAGATGACGATTCTGGGGAATTATTGGTGGTCTTCAGGTCCGAAGCCGGGAGAGACAGTTCCCCCTCCACGACACGAAATCCCTGTGTATTCAATGATTTTCTAGGTTCAAGGAACCCACGACGAGAAGAGCGAAGGAATGAATTAAGGTCTATAAAACAGCCGCCACGGATAACTCGCATCGTTCCTGTAGAGGGGCCTGATGGAAAAGCACTATATTCCTGTCGATAGGCATC
This window harbors:
- a CDS encoding PrsW family intramembrane metalloprotease, which codes for MSQEHNSSQFSQVDYTNLKQQFSDMLLVPDSPVANETAFKRDRESYFDLLEQRKKTQEQITLLKSETKNVSEAENAAKEAESQLQVKRKQLLELATTLGKTAFKGLQSGDIADDLRFNPRKELESRIEALRRQKDSVTSENPAGVLEQTALKAKQLKLAGQIKAEEFRIKTVNQELGKALLSAKAEETVRCSETEKVLEIINRLRERITKAKDKHQKSELNLTNAQKRAAEQLGVDSVSTAISLQAELKQKESELRSIEIRIEDLQDEVAEKALEYEWLRDNPALKEILGRLTQLKKESTPRKISVWPLAAVVITGHLFASFGSKPLNLSHFGVLVLYLATALGGLGLLAYYKPDLVAGERRYKSLLLLFSYSIISVICILLFQELAEYALNNWSDRQEWARGRLILFDLPRIFLVAVGTAYQDTFSIMQGTGVPESFSVYFRNHMLSIGLCEELIKLSPALIAFAAYTGSWRSRSQEFNSRLVYLAMIGGLAFGLGEAVYYHFTMYAPMQVGWGLYALRFLSLVTIHAVWAGISGWILAHVTGGWIRSAFTTAAHGWGPVGGCLLIAATVGVSDVLHTSHNLSNDPLWMLTWDVISLVIFAWLIRCSNVSQLVPDQARKLWRRGFSTAEIAAVAASMKNRVVEDIDHSPQANTVTQTTTETSEATPNVSSEPELWNPNAAGFWSLLLTPIFGAWLHAKNWANLNETERSKKSFKWVYGSIGMVALTLILPDLISNLVFGALLVAWWMRSGNEQYKYVKENHPDYQKKKWGTPLSIAGLVVFGLVLFSGALEMSRMSEQEVEKLAGQWAVKMQIFEVDDETGIELQGDLDGTTTYSADTTFDHQGNLKIVFVAPTGERATMLLRLEVEGIWSFDGTTLCEFTNSIRVSPADPTTRQLAQNDPQAFSEIKRGFEQAEERSFGSVTFLNDNEIELLDHETGDSLKMKRLQEKSE
- a CDS encoding DoxX family protein, translating into MSQVKSISKFLLAIFMVVAGTMHFANPAFFLKIMPPYLPFHKELVLVSGIFEIILGALLLIPKYSYLAAWGIIALLIAVFPANIYLYQNQEILPASPTIHLLRLPLQGVFVLWALWHTRSRTYASKDTDLTDS
- a CDS encoding DUF416 family protein — protein: MNNPINDMGDHYEFMTKQLRSLRHFERCLFAVWCADRLLISHADHLIKKFSQSDLQTLQGVLDDIWDSLFNGMIPEKDQLNALDMDFMEVDDGWTDPMREIDPIRSIVQQSIGMCILCCRRNDVGVSQNVAQSVIDGLDCKLEKNDPGYTPETLFEHPQIQQELETQLAMIKNLKGEYELVPNLRTMFR
- a CDS encoding MBL fold metallo-hydrolase encodes the protein MPYFICTTCGTQFNKTDQPPAECKICTDERQYVGWNGQQWTTFSDLQESHRNVIRLKENGLYGIGMEPAFAIGQRALLIVRPEGNILWDCIPLIDDGLIQMIKGIGGISAIAISHPHYYTSMVEWSRAFDCPIYLHKDDQEWVMRPDPAIQFWDGETKEISDGLTLIRCGGHFEGGTVLHWSEGAAGEGVLLTGDILQVVQDRRWVSFMYSYPNLIPLPASAVRRIADTVEPFSFSRIYGAFWGKIVATEGKVAVQRSAERYVQALKE
- a CDS encoding CIA30 family protein gives rise to the protein MKPTIIFASMFFLIATVSMADERILFSFDKPASAQPWQTVNDGVMGGRSDGRFKINDDKNMEFFGTLSLENNGGFASVRARGGNLTLQKDDVIVVRVKGDGREYKFNVYDQPNLNGFSYRQSFKTKKNEWIEVELPVRNFVATWRGRVFPNQKLDLNNVAGMGFLLGDKKAGPFKLEVEWIKVKKNEE
- a CDS encoding thermonuclease family protein; this encodes MRYITAFLTLLILGIVFAAPPKVISTLTGKVIGVTDGDTVKVLVNRQTVKVRLEGIDAPESSQSFGTKSKQALSKMVFGKTVTVKKTGEDRYGRTLGIIMVGKVDANAKMIQDGWAWHYKKYNDEVRLAKLERSARQAKRGLWADANPLPPWEYRARKRRPSNPPGTKFWLNTSSNVRHNENCEYFKNTKRGRICGPNDGKACGRCGG
- a CDS encoding GIY-YIG nuclease family protein translates to MIFRLSQRLKQKIKIGTLNASPLDRNPFGDWSCHIFPANRRQYILLCNTKSLYSCVMPAKGITNQKVFAEKAVDCIRDFTADDANQWAFRKFIAPEFKTVQFGKALNRSVTSSMNQLIEYAQDLLIVDAMSPHEVGFKLNDFLLSAIAAKKSDGYGTPNDAFRRMVDSKNQEEVESDLREDETLEKITRWFVYILRCADDSLDTGITTDLRRRCEQHNAGTASRYTRSRLPVTMVYHETQENRSMALKRELEIKAMPRRAKESLIKSLK